Proteins encoded by one window of Halomonas sp. SH5A2:
- the nrdE gene encoding class 1b ribonucleoside-diphosphate reductase subunit alpha has translation MDYHALNAMLNLYGANGELQLDKDREAARQYFLQHVNQNTVFFHSLEEKLDYLVEEQYYEAGTLAQYDFSFVKALFEQAYAYKFRFPSFLGAFKYYTSYTLKTFDGKRYLERYEDRVCMVALALARGNETLAKSLVDEIISGRFQPATPTFLNCGKQQRGELVSCFLLRIEDNMESIGRSINSALQLSKRGGGVAFLLSNIRESGAPIKRIENQSSGIIPIMKLLEDAFSYANQLGARQGAGAVYLNAHHPDILRFLDTKRENADEKIRIKTLSLGVTIPDITFELAKRNEDMYLFSPYDVERVYGVPFGDISVTEKYHEMVADARIRKQKINARAFFQTLAELQFESGYPYIMFEDTVNRANPIAGRINMSNLCSEILQVNTPTDYDEDLGYRHIGQDISCNLGSMNIAKVMDSGDIGTSVDVAIRGLTAVSEMSNLSSVPSIAEGNAKSRAIGLGQMNLHGFLAREHIYYGSDEGLDFTNLYFYCIAFYALRASNRLAIEHGDTFAGFADSTYASGEFFNQYTEHAWAPRTEKVRGLFERSGIALPTQQDWQELKASVMAHGLYNRNLQAVPPTGSISYINHSTSSIHPVAAKIEIRKEGKLGRVYYPAPFLNEANFDYFQDAYEIGPEKIIDTYAEASKHVDQGLSLTLFFPDTATTRDINKAQIYAWRKGIKTLYYIRLRQSALEGTEVEGCVSCTL, from the coding sequence ATGGATTACCATGCGCTGAACGCCATGCTGAATCTTTACGGTGCCAACGGTGAACTGCAGTTGGATAAAGACCGCGAAGCCGCGCGTCAGTACTTCTTGCAGCACGTCAATCAGAATACGGTGTTCTTCCATTCTCTCGAAGAGAAGCTCGATTATCTGGTTGAAGAGCAATATTACGAAGCAGGCACGCTGGCGCAGTATGACTTTTCTTTCGTCAAAGCGCTGTTCGAGCAGGCGTATGCCTACAAGTTTCGTTTTCCGAGCTTCCTTGGCGCCTTCAAGTATTACACCAGCTACACGCTGAAGACCTTTGATGGCAAGCGTTACCTCGAGCGTTACGAAGACCGCGTTTGCATGGTGGCGCTCGCCCTGGCGCGTGGCAATGAAACCCTGGCCAAGTCGCTGGTCGATGAAATCATCAGCGGCCGATTCCAGCCGGCGACCCCCACCTTCCTGAACTGCGGTAAGCAGCAGCGTGGTGAATTGGTGTCGTGCTTTTTGCTGCGTATCGAAGACAATATGGAGTCGATCGGCCGCTCTATTAACTCGGCGCTGCAGCTTTCCAAGCGGGGCGGCGGTGTTGCCTTCCTGCTCAGCAATATTCGCGAGTCAGGCGCACCCATCAAGCGCATCGAAAACCAGTCGTCGGGCATTATCCCGATCATGAAGCTGCTGGAGGATGCGTTTTCCTACGCTAACCAGCTTGGGGCGCGCCAGGGTGCCGGTGCCGTGTACCTGAACGCTCACCATCCCGATATCCTGCGCTTCCTGGACACCAAGCGCGAAAATGCCGATGAAAAAATCCGCATTAAAACGCTCTCGCTAGGGGTGACGATTCCTGATATCACCTTTGAGCTCGCCAAGCGCAACGAAGATATGTACCTGTTCTCGCCTTATGACGTAGAGCGGGTTTATGGCGTACCGTTTGGTGATATCAGCGTGACCGAGAAATACCACGAGATGGTGGCGGACGCGCGTATCCGCAAGCAGAAGATCAACGCACGGGCGTTTTTCCAGACCCTGGCCGAGCTGCAGTTCGAGTCCGGCTACCCGTACATCATGTTTGAAGATACGGTGAACCGCGCCAACCCCATCGCGGGCCGGATCAACATGAGCAACCTGTGCTCGGAAATCCTCCAGGTGAATACGCCGACAGATTACGACGAAGACCTGGGCTACCGGCATATCGGTCAGGATATTTCCTGCAACCTGGGATCCATGAACATTGCCAAGGTGATGGACTCGGGTGATATCGGCACCAGCGTAGATGTAGCCATTCGCGGGCTGACCGCGGTATCGGAAATGAGCAACCTGAGCAGCGTGCCTTCCATCGCAGAAGGTAATGCCAAGTCCCGGGCGATCGGTCTTGGGCAGATGAACCTGCACGGTTTCCTAGCCCGCGAGCATATCTATTACGGCTCTGATGAAGGCCTGGACTTTACCAATCTGTATTTCTATTGCATCGCCTTTTACGCACTGCGGGCGTCAAACCGACTGGCGATCGAACACGGTGATACCTTTGCCGGTTTTGCCGACTCTACCTACGCGTCGGGTGAATTCTTCAATCAATACACCGAGCACGCCTGGGCGCCGCGGACCGAAAAAGTGCGCGGGCTTTTCGAGCGCAGCGGTATTGCTTTGCCGACCCAGCAGGACTGGCAGGAACTGAAAGCCAGTGTCATGGCGCACGGGCTGTATAACCGCAATCTTCAGGCTGTTCCGCCGACGGGCTCGATTTCCTACATCAATCACTCGACGTCAAGCATTCACCCGGTCGCGGCCAAGATCGAGATCCGCAAGGAAGGCAAGCTGGGGCGGGTTTACTACCCGGCACCGTTCCTCAATGAAGCCAACTTTGATTACTTTCAGGACGCCTACGAAATCGGTCCTGAAAAGATTATCGACACCTACGCCGAGGCGTCCAAGCACGTCGATCAGGGCCTGTCGCTGACCCTGTTCTTCCCCGATACCGCCACTACGCGCGATATCAACAAAGCGCAGATTTACGCCTGGCGGAAAGGGATTAAAACCCTCTATTACATCCGCCTGCGTCAGAGTGCGCTGGAAGGCACTGAGGTTGAAGGCTGCGTATCCTGCACGCTTTAA
- the nrdF gene encoding class 1b ribonucleoside-diphosphate reductase subunit beta, with protein sequence MNMMQRLSRVDAINWNRLQDDKDLEVWNRLTSNFWLPEKVPLSNDIQSWNTLTDKEKQLTIRVFTGLTLLDTIQSSVGAPVLMEDARTPHEEAVYTNIAFMESVHARSYSSIFSTLCTTRDVDDAFRWSEENPTLQAKSELILGRYRSDDPLMRKVASVFLESFLFYSGFYLPMYWSSHAKLTNTADLIRLIIRDEAVHGYYIGYKFQQDLAEATPERQQEVKDYAYELLLELYDNEVRYTESLYDEVGLTEDVKKFLHYNANKALMNLGFEPLFPSSETDVDPTIMAALSPNADENHDFFSGSGSSYVIGTAVATEDDDWAF encoded by the coding sequence ATGAACATGATGCAACGTTTATCGCGGGTCGACGCGATCAATTGGAACCGTCTGCAAGACGATAAAGATCTCGAAGTGTGGAACCGATTGACCAGCAACTTCTGGCTGCCGGAAAAAGTTCCGCTGTCGAACGATATTCAGTCGTGGAATACGCTGACGGATAAAGAGAAGCAGCTGACCATCCGCGTGTTCACTGGCCTCACGCTGCTGGATACCATTCAGAGTAGCGTCGGCGCGCCGGTGCTCATGGAAGACGCGCGAACGCCCCACGAAGAGGCGGTTTATACCAATATCGCCTTTATGGAGTCTGTTCATGCGCGCTCCTACAGCTCGATTTTCTCGACGCTGTGCACCACCCGCGATGTCGACGATGCCTTTCGCTGGAGTGAAGAAAACCCGACGCTGCAGGCCAAGTCGGAGCTGATTCTCGGCCGCTATCGTTCAGACGATCCGCTGATGCGCAAGGTAGCCAGCGTCTTTCTGGAGTCGTTCCTGTTCTACTCCGGCTTCTACCTGCCGATGTACTGGTCAAGCCACGCCAAATTGACCAACACGGCGGACCTGATCCGCCTGATCATCCGCGACGAAGCGGTGCACGGCTATTACATTGGCTACAAGTTCCAGCAGGACCTGGCCGAGGCAACGCCGGAACGCCAGCAGGAAGTCAAGGACTACGCCTACGAGCTGCTGCTCGAGCTTTACGACAACGAAGTCCGCTATACCGAGTCGCTTTACGACGAGGTTGGCCTGACCGAGGACGTCAAAAAGTTCCTCCACTACAATGCCAACAAGGCGCTGATGAATCTCGGCTTTGAGCCGCTTTTCCCCAGCAGCGAAACGGATGTCGACCCCACGATCATGGCGGCGCTATCACCCAACGCCGACGAGAACCACGACTTCTTCTCCGGCTCAGGCTCGTCCTATGTGATTGGCACAGCCGTCGCCACCGAAGACGATGATTGGGCTTTCTAG
- a CDS encoding DUF3450 domain-containing protein: MLNKPFFALRGCWLACMLASGSLMASDETLEQASQGIDAQQLQAELQQQMDNADEQTRAALQELRELERDTRQLESQNASLTGRLAEEAERQARLASALDTLADTRAALPDIEQNMQTQLTHWIERDLPFLKEQRLARVETLINDEGAEPAEQIESMLDIWRTELDYGREMDTWRGRLQRDDDQALEVDFLRIGRIGFYYLTPDGRQGGVWNAEDGEWQSLSSEHLQAVRDGLRIAEDQRAPDILTLPLSITVSADQGEQP; encoded by the coding sequence GTGCTGAACAAGCCTTTCTTTGCCCTGCGGGGCTGCTGGTTAGCGTGCATGCTGGCCAGTGGTTCGCTAATGGCAAGTGACGAGACGCTCGAGCAGGCCAGTCAAGGTATTGATGCCCAGCAGCTTCAAGCCGAACTTCAACAGCAGATGGATAACGCCGATGAGCAAACTCGGGCCGCGCTGCAAGAGCTGCGCGAGCTTGAGCGCGATACGCGCCAGCTTGAGTCGCAAAATGCCTCGCTGACGGGCCGGTTGGCCGAAGAAGCCGAGCGGCAGGCCCGCCTGGCTTCTGCGCTGGATACTCTGGCCGATACGCGCGCCGCGCTGCCGGACATTGAGCAGAACATGCAAACCCAGCTCACCCATTGGATCGAGCGTGACCTGCCGTTTCTTAAAGAGCAGCGGCTGGCCCGCGTCGAAACCTTGATAAACGACGAGGGCGCGGAGCCTGCCGAGCAAATTGAAAGCATGCTCGATATCTGGCGCACGGAGCTGGATTACGGTCGTGAAATGGATACCTGGCGGGGGCGTTTGCAGCGCGACGATGACCAGGCACTGGAAGTGGACTTCTTGCGCATTGGACGTATCGGTTTCTACTACCTGACACCCGATGGTCGTCAGGGTGGCGTATGGAATGCCGAGGACGGTGAGTGGCAGTCACTGAGCTCTGAACACCTTCAGGCGGTGCGTGATGGACTCCGGATAGCGGAAGATCAGCGAGCACCGGATATCTTGACGCTGCCGCTCTCTATTACCGTCTCGGCCGATCAGGGAGAGCAGCCATGA
- a CDS encoding MotA/TolQ/ExbB proton channel family protein encodes MIRDLKKCHRYVMVALLMGLTSMSPLASAQSQETTSLREAREAAEIRDQQRLIKLLDDQAVLEDALEQARDRQQTAQARHDALQAQDAAQSVEAERLAARQSEQGEALSNLLDALNQHSNEVRNALGEDSWLTLNEEALPPRLSDVNVLEQEVLEDVVDRLATLTRNTGNAQRLERPVADANGEISPQTVVRLGDFAAFTNTDLLRQDDEGHLTVLPRTPAEIADYLAAYHQGETRVFAMDPTRGSVIDALAQRPTLIERFHQGGYVGYVVVALGGIGLLVALLQYLYLLVTSQRVNRQLKSTDQLKAHNPLGRVLLRFEGMDKHQTPEALEARLDEAVLAELPRLERGQPIVKLLAAIAPLLGLLGTVTGMIVTFQAITVYGTGDPQLMAGGISQALVTTVLGLITAVPLLFAQTALSSRSRHLTHVIEGQASAALADHLEAQQPSQDASVS; translated from the coding sequence ATGATACGTGACCTCAAGAAATGTCATCGTTACGTGATGGTGGCGCTGCTGATGGGGCTGACAAGCATGAGTCCGTTGGCAAGCGCGCAGTCGCAAGAGACAACCTCGCTGCGTGAGGCCCGCGAGGCCGCTGAAATTCGTGACCAGCAACGCTTGATCAAGCTGCTGGACGACCAGGCGGTGCTCGAGGATGCACTGGAGCAGGCGCGGGATCGCCAGCAAACCGCCCAGGCGCGTCACGATGCCTTGCAGGCACAGGACGCCGCACAGTCGGTCGAGGCGGAGCGCCTGGCGGCGCGTCAGTCAGAGCAGGGCGAAGCGCTAAGCAATCTGCTGGATGCGCTCAACCAGCATAGTAACGAGGTGCGTAACGCACTGGGCGAGGATAGCTGGCTGACCTTGAACGAAGAGGCGTTGCCGCCAAGGCTGAGTGACGTCAACGTACTCGAGCAGGAGGTGCTGGAAGACGTGGTCGACAGGCTCGCGACGCTGACGCGGAACACCGGCAATGCGCAGCGACTTGAGCGCCCCGTGGCCGATGCCAATGGCGAAATTTCGCCTCAGACCGTCGTGCGGCTGGGGGATTTTGCAGCGTTTACCAACACCGATTTATTGCGCCAGGACGATGAAGGGCATTTGACGGTGCTGCCCCGGACGCCCGCGGAAATAGCCGATTATCTGGCCGCTTATCACCAGGGCGAGACACGCGTGTTCGCGATGGACCCAACCCGAGGTAGCGTGATCGATGCGCTGGCGCAGCGTCCCACCCTGATTGAGCGTTTCCATCAGGGTGGCTACGTCGGCTATGTGGTCGTTGCCTTGGGGGGCATTGGCTTGCTGGTCGCATTGCTGCAATACCTGTATCTACTGGTCACCAGTCAGCGGGTGAATCGTCAGCTGAAAAGCACTGATCAGCTCAAGGCCCATAACCCGCTTGGTCGCGTGTTGCTGCGCTTTGAAGGCATGGATAAGCATCAGACGCCGGAAGCGCTGGAGGCACGCCTGGATGAGGCAGTGCTTGCCGAACTGCCTCGTCTTGAACGGGGGCAGCCGATTGTCAAACTGCTGGCGGCCATCGCGCCCTTGCTGGGGCTGTTGGGCACGGTAACCGGTATGATTGTGACCTTCCAGGCGATCACGGTGTATGGCACCGGCGACCCACAGCTAATGGCCGGTGGTATCAGCCAGGCGCTGGTGACGACCGTCCTTGGCCTGATTACCGCCGTGCCGCTGCTGTTCGCGCAGACGGCGCTTTCAAGCCGCAGTCGCCACCTCACGCATGTCATTGAAGGGCAGGCAAGTGCCGCGTTGGCAGACCATCTGGAAGCCCAGCAGCCTTCCCAAGACGCTTCGGTGAGCTGA
- a CDS encoding MotA/TolQ/ExbB proton channel family protein, translating into MLTVPLWLEPVERLMNAGGVVLVVLAVVALLVFGMAIERFWFYRMTWRRARRQLVNRWARRDDHHSWSARTLRNVWTKDLVVRLRRPLPWLKLLVALCPLFGLLGTVTGMIGVFDSLSLSDTHQARAMADGVARATLPTLTGMAIAVVGLLFISRLEHIIRREDQRLHDRMARAVEENDA; encoded by the coding sequence ATGTTGACCGTTCCCCTTTGGCTTGAGCCCGTCGAGCGGCTGATGAATGCGGGCGGCGTGGTGCTGGTCGTACTGGCCGTGGTGGCGCTGCTGGTATTTGGCATGGCCATTGAACGCTTCTGGTTCTATCGCATGACCTGGCGGCGAGCACGCCGCCAGCTTGTCAATCGCTGGGCCAGGCGAGACGACCACCACAGCTGGAGCGCTCGCACGCTGCGCAACGTCTGGACGAAGGACCTTGTGGTCCGTCTGCGCCGTCCGCTGCCCTGGTTAAAGCTGCTGGTGGCGCTATGTCCGCTGTTTGGCTTGCTGGGTACCGTGACGGGCATGATCGGTGTCTTCGATAGCCTCTCGCTGAGTGATACACACCAGGCGCGGGCAATGGCCGATGGCGTGGCACGGGCAACGCTGCCGACGTTGACCGGCATGGCGATCGCCGTGGTCGGGCTTTTGTTCATCAGTCGTCTGGAACACATTATTCGACGCGAGGATCAGCGGTTGCACGACCGCATGGCGCGGGCAGTGGAGGAAAACGATGCGTAG
- a CDS encoding ExbD/TolR family protein, with amino-acid sequence MRRRRSMGSADENTEVNLTPMLDVVFIMLIFFIVTTSFIKESGIEINRPESSDASPRPDAQVLVALSPEGAVWVDGRAIDAHRVGEEVAGMISEDGSVVIQADRESTTGLLIEVMDRLEQAGVDQVAVAASRSGQ; translated from the coding sequence ATGCGTAGACGACGTTCTATGGGAAGCGCTGACGAAAACACCGAGGTGAACCTCACGCCGATGCTGGACGTGGTGTTCATCATGCTGATTTTCTTTATCGTGACCACCAGCTTTATCAAGGAAAGCGGGATTGAAATCAACCGCCCAGAGTCGAGTGACGCAAGCCCCAGGCCCGATGCTCAGGTGCTGGTCGCGCTCTCGCCTGAAGGGGCGGTATGGGTGGATGGTCGTGCGATCGATGCCCACCGGGTGGGCGAAGAAGTCGCCGGAATGATCAGCGAGGATGGCTCGGTGGTCATCCAGGCGGACCGTGAGTCGACGACTGGGCTGCTGATTGAGGTGATGGACCGTCTTGAGCAGGCCGGCGTGGACCAGGTGGCGGTGGCGGCTAGCCGGAGCGGCCAATGA
- a CDS encoding energy transducer TonB yields the protein MIRQALSMVSGGILAIGLFWLLALLVAPPDDQVEPPEQTVSMNMVEAPEVAPQEEAPPQETNQAATPPPQPMPTPEPPPVTDSAIALPEIDLPEPPEEPVEMESELPELTEATEPEPEPQPEPQPEPEPAPEPTPQPEPAAQPSEAEPSDAEREAAPEAQQAASDEPVNVGQAAPTSRVNPTYPARAQRRGMEGFVEISFTIRRDGSVDGSSIRITNAQPRRVFDDAAREAIGQWQFEPSDRLRNATQRIEFQLR from the coding sequence ATGATCCGCCAGGCGCTATCAATGGTAAGTGGTGGGATATTAGCGATTGGGCTGTTTTGGCTATTGGCGCTGCTGGTCGCGCCGCCGGACGACCAGGTGGAACCACCCGAGCAGACGGTCTCAATGAACATGGTGGAAGCCCCCGAGGTAGCCCCGCAAGAAGAGGCGCCGCCCCAGGAAACCAATCAGGCAGCCACGCCCCCGCCACAGCCGATGCCGACGCCCGAGCCGCCCCCAGTGACCGACAGCGCCATTGCCTTGCCGGAGATTGATCTGCCCGAGCCGCCGGAAGAGCCGGTGGAGATGGAGAGTGAGTTGCCGGAATTAACCGAGGCGACGGAGCCGGAACCTGAACCGCAGCCTGAGCCGCAGCCAGAACCGGAGCCAGCGCCTGAACCGACGCCGCAGCCCGAACCCGCTGCTCAGCCAAGCGAGGCCGAGCCTTCCGACGCCGAGCGCGAGGCGGCGCCAGAAGCCCAACAGGCAGCGTCGGATGAGCCGGTCAACGTCGGCCAAGCCGCGCCGACCAGTCGGGTCAATCCGACGTACCCCGCTCGGGCCCAGCGTCGTGGCATGGAGGGGTTTGTTGAGATATCGTTTACCATACGTCGTGACGGCAGTGTTGATGGCTCTTCAATTCGCATCACCAATGCCCAGCCGCGTCGGGTATTTGACGATGCGGCCCGCGAGGCGATTGGGCAGTGGCAGTTCGAGCCTAGCGATCGGTTGCGCAACGCGACCCAGCGGATCGAATTTCAGCTGCGCTAA
- a CDS encoding tetratricopeptide repeat protein, whose amino-acid sequence MRVWGCICLIGLWASFANASPALPGDIIGDLNRLQTQLRDAQYASVVTQATQQANRLQAGNAADRWASALYQQLAANALARQGQPGEAAGRLSQARDLSGGEQAQAARWLREEASLRRAAGQTTQASELLAEWLASRDAATSAEDYWKLTRWLADDQRWQEAADWLERSLGQTAEPDANQRRLALVVYQRTQQTDQALDVLLGGLDEGSDAAHWRQAAALAQQSGQSGIAAALWDTAWRLGRLDEDDERWQLISLHMAGGTPARAAEYLEQWLEAGDVVRDEATLRLLANAWHQARDKTRALDAWQALAMLSKDGSDWRQYGQLAFAWGQDERAEKALTHAQALGDDQAGEWLATLEQSPPHSL is encoded by the coding sequence ATGCGTGTATGGGGGTGCATCTGTTTAATCGGCCTGTGGGCATCGTTTGCCAACGCCAGTCCGGCGCTTCCCGGCGACATCATTGGCGACCTGAACCGCTTGCAAACGCAACTACGCGACGCGCAATACGCAAGCGTGGTGACCCAGGCCACCCAGCAAGCAAACCGCCTGCAAGCGGGTAACGCGGCTGACCGCTGGGCCAGCGCGCTGTATCAGCAGCTTGCAGCTAACGCACTGGCGCGCCAGGGCCAGCCGGGGGAAGCCGCAGGGCGCCTGTCGCAAGCGCGCGATCTGTCGGGTGGTGAGCAAGCTCAGGCGGCTCGCTGGCTGCGCGAAGAGGCATCGTTGCGCCGTGCGGCGGGTCAAACAACGCAGGCCAGCGAATTACTTGCCGAGTGGCTCGCGTCCCGGGACGCTGCTACCTCTGCTGAGGACTACTGGAAGCTGACCCGTTGGCTCGCCGACGACCAGCGTTGGCAAGAAGCGGCTGATTGGCTTGAGCGTAGCCTGGGCCAAACCGCTGAGCCTGATGCTAACCAGCGCAGGTTGGCGCTGGTTGTCTATCAGCGCACCCAGCAAACCGATCAGGCGCTTGATGTGTTGCTGGGCGGGCTTGATGAAGGCAGCGATGCGGCTCACTGGCGGCAAGCCGCCGCACTTGCTCAGCAGTCCGGTCAGTCGGGTATCGCCGCGGCGCTATGGGATACCGCCTGGCGGCTGGGAAGGCTGGATGAAGACGATGAACGCTGGCAGCTGATAAGCCTGCACATGGCGGGGGGTACGCCCGCCAGGGCTGCCGAGTATCTTGAGCAGTGGCTTGAAGCGGGCGACGTCGTTCGGGATGAAGCCACGCTGCGCCTCTTGGCGAACGCATGGCATCAGGCCCGCGACAAGACCCGGGCGCTTGATGCCTGGCAGGCATTAGCCATGTTAAGCAAGGATGGCAGCGACTGGCGCCAATATGGTCAGCTCGCTTTTGCCTGGGGGCAGGATGAGCGTGCCGAGAAGGCGTTAACCCACGCTCAAGCGCTGGGCGATGATCAGGCGGGTGAGTGGCTGGCAACACTTGAGCAGTCGCCGCCCCATTCCCTATAA
- the xthA gene encoding exodeoxyribonuclease III: MRLVSFNINGIRARLHQLQALIDSQKPDVIGLQETKVQDSEFPLADVEAMGYHVFYYGQKGHYGVAMLCRHKPQAVFYGFPDDDEDAQRRMIGVQLLTDDGQPVTVWNGYFPQGENITHPTKFPYKTRFYQQLARLLDEQHQPDERVAVMGDFNISPEDQDIGIGEANRKRWLREGKTSFQPIEREWLEGIKAWGLSDSYRLCHPTDAEWFSWFDYRSKGFDREPKRGLRIDYILVTQPLAEHISDAGIDYALRGMQRPSDHAPTWSDFSLSLASAE; this comes from the coding sequence ATGCGCCTTGTTTCTTTCAATATCAATGGCATTCGCGCGCGACTTCATCAACTGCAGGCATTGATCGATTCGCAGAAGCCTGACGTGATCGGCCTTCAGGAAACCAAGGTGCAGGATAGCGAGTTCCCTCTCGCCGATGTAGAGGCCATGGGCTATCACGTTTTTTACTACGGCCAAAAAGGTCACTATGGCGTTGCGATGCTGTGCCGTCACAAGCCACAAGCGGTCTTTTACGGCTTCCCTGACGACGACGAAGACGCCCAGCGGCGCATGATCGGCGTCCAACTCCTCACCGACGACGGTCAGCCCGTCACCGTGTGGAACGGCTATTTTCCCCAGGGGGAGAATATCACCCACCCCACCAAGTTCCCGTACAAAACCCGCTTTTACCAACAGTTGGCGCGCCTACTTGACGAGCAGCACCAACCCGACGAGCGCGTTGCGGTAATGGGGGACTTTAACATTTCGCCAGAAGACCAGGATATCGGCATCGGCGAAGCCAATCGCAAACGCTGGCTGCGCGAAGGCAAAACCAGCTTCCAGCCCATCGAGCGTGAATGGCTGGAAGGCATCAAGGCGTGGGGCTTGAGCGACAGCTACCGGCTTTGCCACCCCACCGACGCCGAATGGTTCAGCTGGTTTGATTATCGCTCAAAGGGCTTTGATCGTGAACCCAAGCGCGGGCTGCGCATCGACTATATTCTGGTTACCCAGCCACTGGCCGAGCATATCAGCGATGCAGGAATCGACTATGCGCTTCGCGGCATGCAACGACCCTCTGATCATGCGCCAACCTGGAGCGACTTTTCGCTCTCCCTGGCGTCTGCAGAATAA
- the rhlB gene encoding ATP-dependent RNA helicase RhlB, with protein MSESEQTTASAQNRKPKRRRRKPRRRQSNWDLRQFQVPAVAGKWRFHDFDLPLPLMRAIHALGFEYCTPIQAEALRHTLLGGDIVGKAQTGTGKTAAFLISALAYFLEEPTPDGQKPGAPRALIIAPTRELALQIEKDAKALARFTKLNVASVVGGMDYQKQRDSLGKKIDLLVATPGRLLDFHEKRDIDLSEVEVLVLDEADRMLSMGFIPDVKRIIRYTPKKEERQTFLFSATFTDDILNLASQWTMDPAHVEIEVTVENKADIDQRVYLVSDDDKQRLLVKLLEQESFERVMVFGNRRDLVRQLDGLLKKAGVSVAMISGDVPQNQRIQTLESFREGEIQVLVATDVAGRGIHIEDVSHVINYTLPEDPEDYVHRIGRTGRAGAKGVSISFVGEEDAFSLPEIERYINDKLPCEHPPEGML; from the coding sequence ATGAGCGAGTCGGAACAGACCACAGCATCGGCCCAGAATCGCAAGCCTAAACGTCGTCGTCGGAAGCCGCGTCGTCGTCAGTCGAATTGGGATCTCCGTCAATTTCAGGTGCCTGCCGTGGCCGGCAAGTGGCGCTTTCATGACTTCGATCTGCCGCTGCCGTTAATGCGCGCGATTCATGCCCTAGGGTTTGAGTACTGCACGCCTATTCAGGCAGAAGCGCTGCGCCATACGCTGCTGGGCGGCGATATCGTCGGCAAGGCACAAACCGGTACCGGAAAAACCGCTGCCTTTTTGATTTCGGCGCTGGCCTATTTTCTCGAAGAGCCAACTCCGGATGGGCAGAAGCCCGGCGCGCCGCGTGCGCTGATTATCGCCCCCACTCGTGAGCTGGCACTGCAGATCGAGAAAGACGCCAAGGCCCTTGCCCGCTTTACCAAGCTGAATGTGGCAAGCGTTGTGGGCGGGATGGATTATCAGAAGCAACGCGATAGCCTGGGCAAAAAGATCGACCTTCTTGTCGCCACACCTGGCCGCCTGCTCGATTTTCACGAGAAGCGCGATATCGACCTTTCCGAGGTGGAAGTGCTGGTGCTGGATGAAGCCGATCGCATGCTGTCGATGGGCTTTATTCCCGATGTGAAGCGGATCATCCGCTACACGCCCAAGAAAGAAGAGCGCCAGACCTTTCTGTTCTCGGCCACCTTCACCGACGATATTCTCAACCTGGCCAGTCAATGGACGATGGATCCCGCCCACGTTGAGATCGAAGTGACCGTCGAGAACAAAGCCGATATCGACCAGCGGGTGTACCTGGTCTCTGACGATGACAAGCAGCGTCTGTTGGTCAAGCTGTTGGAGCAGGAAAGCTTCGAGCGGGTGATGGTGTTCGGCAATCGTCGCGACCTGGTGCGCCAACTTGACGGCCTGCTCAAGAAAGCCGGCGTGAGTGTCGCCATGATATCAGGCGATGTGCCCCAAAATCAGCGTATACAGACCCTGGAAAGCTTCCGTGAAGGCGAAATCCAGGTGCTGGTGGCCACTGATGTTGCAGGGCGTGGCATTCATATCGAAGACGTTAGTCACGTGATCAATTACACGCTGCCGGAAGACCCGGAAGATTACGTCCATCGTATCGGGCGGACCGGACGCGCAGGTGCAAAAGGCGTTTCCATCAGCTTTGTCGGTGAAGAAGATGCTTTCTCGTTGCCCGAGATCGAGCGCTATATCAACGACAAGCTGCCCTGCGAACACCCGCCCGAAGGTATGCTCTAA